One stretch of Halapricum desulfuricans DNA includes these proteins:
- a CDS encoding amidohydrolase: protein MTAPADRILTNVEGHTLTEPDETFRAVAIRDGRIVRIGRAEEVRFLEGVETDTHDLEGATLLPGFVDAHTHMDVLGRRQVETDLGDASGPREAVSRLRAGADGDGWVLGFGYDESTWEVSRYLTREDLDRVSDDRPVAAFREDLHVVSVNSVALDRLAPDLPDEDVRTEGGEPTGVLVESALGMVTDAIEPDVDQTREHLLAAQSVALERGVTTVHDMVRNRHAPGVYRELDLAGELDLRVRLNYWADFLEALEATGARTNHGSDRVATGAIKTYTDGSIGGRTAKLSRPYADADTDGTWVREPADLAELAERVADGGFQMAAHAIGDAAIEAVIDAYEDIEGDRHRIEHAELLTDGAIGRLADAGIVVSAQPNFHRWARTGGLYETALGPERQARTNRFAALRDAGVRLAFGSDCMPLDPLFGVRQAVTAPEPSQRLSVTEALRAYTLGGAYAGFDEDRLGTIEPGKRADLVALAESPWDVPETAIDDVDVVATLVSGEIVADSR, encoded by the coding sequence ATGACCGCGCCGGCCGACCGGATCCTCACGAACGTCGAGGGACACACGTTGACCGAACCCGACGAGACCTTCCGAGCGGTCGCGATCCGCGACGGCCGGATCGTCCGGATCGGTCGAGCCGAGGAGGTCCGGTTTCTGGAGGGCGTCGAGACCGACACGCACGACCTCGAGGGCGCGACGCTGTTGCCCGGGTTCGTCGACGCGCACACGCACATGGACGTCCTGGGCCGGCGACAGGTCGAGACCGACCTCGGGGACGCCTCTGGACCGCGGGAGGCCGTCTCCCGACTCCGAGCAGGGGCTGACGGCGACGGCTGGGTCCTCGGGTTCGGCTACGACGAGTCGACCTGGGAGGTGTCGCGATATCTCACGCGCGAGGACCTGGATCGGGTCAGCGACGATCGGCCGGTCGCGGCGTTCCGCGAGGACCTGCACGTCGTCTCGGTCAACAGCGTCGCGCTCGATCGACTCGCGCCGGACCTGCCCGACGAGGACGTCCGGACCGAGGGCGGCGAGCCGACGGGCGTGCTCGTCGAGAGCGCACTCGGGATGGTCACCGACGCGATCGAACCCGACGTCGACCAGACGAGGGAGCACCTGCTGGCCGCCCAGTCGGTCGCGCTCGAACGCGGCGTCACGACCGTCCACGACATGGTGCGCAACCGACACGCACCGGGCGTCTACCGCGAACTGGATCTCGCTGGCGAACTCGACCTCCGGGTGCGGCTCAACTACTGGGCCGACTTCCTGGAGGCGCTCGAAGCGACCGGTGCACGAACCAACCACGGCAGCGACCGGGTCGCGACGGGCGCGATCAAGACCTACACCGACGGGTCGATCGGGGGCCGCACGGCGAAGCTCTCCCGGCCGTACGCCGACGCGGATACGGACGGTACCTGGGTCCGCGAGCCCGCCGACCTCGCCGAACTGGCCGAGCGAGTCGCGGACGGCGGCTTCCAGATGGCCGCCCACGCGATCGGTGACGCGGCGATCGAGGCCGTCATCGACGCCTACGAGGACATCGAGGGCGATCGCCACCGGATCGAGCACGCCGAGTTGCTGACCGACGGGGCGATCGGGCGGCTCGCCGACGCCGGGATCGTCGTCTCGGCCCAGCCGAACTTCCACCGCTGGGCGCGGACGGGCGGGCTCTACGAGACGGCGCTCGGTCCCGAACGGCAGGCACGGACCAACCGGTTCGCGGCGTTGCGAGACGCGGGCGTTCGGCTGGCGTTCGGGAGCGACTGCATGCCGCTCGATCCGCTGTTCGGCGTCCGACAGGCCGTCACCGCGCCCGAACCGAGCCAGCGACTGTCGGTCACCGAGGCGCTGCGGGCCTACACGCTCGGCGGCGCCTACGCCGGCTTCGACGAGGACCGGCTGGGAACGATCGAACCCGGAAAGCGGGCCGATCT